A genomic stretch from Kribbella amoyensis includes:
- a CDS encoding PPOX class F420-dependent oxidoreductase — translation MSFTAAEVEYLQAHRLARFATVGPTGQPDLVPVACEYDGTHFWVGGAGPQVVRTRKFRNLREHPMVALVFDELLSLDPFVAHGIRVYGLADPPITRTGMVGPGTYSRIHPTLSWSWNLDAEPLPPGEVWYPMHRTVH, via the coding sequence ATGTCGTTCACCGCCGCCGAGGTCGAGTACCTCCAAGCCCATCGGCTGGCCCGGTTCGCCACGGTCGGGCCGACCGGCCAGCCTGACCTGGTCCCGGTCGCCTGCGAGTACGACGGCACCCATTTCTGGGTCGGTGGCGCCGGTCCGCAGGTCGTCCGCACCCGCAAGTTCCGCAATCTGCGCGAGCACCCGATGGTCGCCCTCGTGTTCGACGAGCTGCTGTCGCTCGACCCGTTCGTCGCCCACGGCATCCGCGTCTACGGTCTCGCCGACCCACCGATCACCCGGACCGGCATGGTCGGACCGGGCACCTACAGCCGCATCCACCCCACCCTCTCCTGGAGCTGGAACCTCGACGCCGAACCACTTCCCCCGGGCGAGGTCTGGTACCCCATGCACCGCACCGTCCACTGA
- a CDS encoding Xaa-Pro dipeptidyl-peptidase, with product MTTVRARVTVLASSTVLCLVTATGTATAARIPDGPPSAPADAPAVVPSSLATGVPEHVDARTRSTQPVYDYAGAIRESVFVDTTMDTDSDGQPDVIAVDIVRPRETEAAGVKIPVIMDASPYYACCGRGNESEKKTYDETGVIQKMPLFYDNYFVPRGYAVVGVDIVGTSRSTGCGDVGGKDEIDSVVAVIDWLNGRNTARTGDGRPVKASWTTGAVGMIGKSYDGTLANGVAATGVRGLKTIVPISAISSWYDYSRSGGVPYSIDYMPWLGGYVGHDTPACDAVRADLGESDDDETGDYTKFWAERDYLKDAKKVKASVFVTHGLADYNVQTNHFAQWWDALAKNNVPRKIWLGLEDHVDPFEFRRDAWVDELHQWFDYWLQGLRNNVMREPQASVEVAPDQWRDYKTWPATGKTVGVPLAEGKLGAYGKGTVTVTDDPTLTEDTVVATPTDVIAGRQMFLSAPLPTPIRVSGTPTVTLRVKADSTTTPITARLIEYGEAERYAGVRRTDVSTCEGSSTEFDDSCYYTVEKYTEASDHGIVSRGWIDAAHSDSLSKPKPLTPGQWTTVTVPLRAQDEVIPKGRVLGLAVTLSDTEWTTPNDTGATIDIDLAHSKLNLPVTAGKVTAPAKPQPIDVRITNPTERPNLHDPLG from the coding sequence ATGACGACCGTCCGCGCCAGGGTGACCGTCCTGGCCTCGTCCACCGTGCTCTGCCTGGTCACGGCCACCGGCACCGCCACGGCCGCCCGCATCCCGGACGGACCCCCATCGGCTCCGGCCGACGCTCCGGCCGTGGTGCCGTCGAGCCTGGCCACCGGTGTCCCCGAGCACGTCGACGCGCGGACCCGGAGCACCCAGCCGGTGTACGACTACGCCGGCGCGATCCGCGAGTCGGTCTTCGTCGACACCACGATGGACACCGACTCCGACGGGCAGCCGGACGTGATCGCGGTCGACATCGTCCGGCCCCGGGAGACCGAGGCGGCCGGCGTGAAGATCCCGGTGATCATGGACGCGTCGCCGTACTACGCCTGCTGCGGCCGCGGCAACGAGAGCGAGAAGAAGACCTACGACGAGACCGGCGTCATCCAGAAGATGCCGTTGTTCTACGACAACTACTTCGTCCCCCGCGGGTACGCAGTAGTCGGCGTGGACATCGTCGGCACCAGCCGCTCCACCGGGTGCGGCGACGTCGGCGGCAAGGACGAGATCGACTCCGTGGTCGCGGTGATCGACTGGCTGAACGGCCGGAACACCGCGCGGACCGGGGACGGCCGACCGGTGAAGGCGTCCTGGACCACCGGCGCCGTCGGGATGATCGGCAAGTCCTACGACGGCACCCTGGCCAACGGCGTCGCCGCCACCGGGGTCCGCGGGCTGAAGACGATCGTGCCGATCTCGGCGATCTCCTCCTGGTACGACTACTCCCGCTCCGGTGGCGTGCCGTACTCGATCGACTACATGCCCTGGCTGGGTGGGTACGTCGGCCACGACACCCCGGCCTGCGACGCGGTTCGTGCCGACCTCGGCGAGTCCGACGACGACGAGACCGGCGACTACACGAAGTTCTGGGCCGAGCGCGATTACCTGAAGGACGCCAAGAAGGTGAAGGCCTCGGTGTTCGTCACGCACGGGCTGGCCGACTACAACGTCCAGACCAACCATTTCGCCCAGTGGTGGGACGCGCTGGCGAAGAACAACGTGCCGCGGAAGATCTGGCTCGGCCTGGAGGACCACGTCGACCCGTTCGAGTTCCGCCGGGACGCCTGGGTGGACGAGCTGCACCAGTGGTTCGACTACTGGCTGCAAGGCCTGCGGAACAACGTGATGCGCGAGCCGCAGGCGTCGGTCGAGGTGGCGCCGGACCAGTGGCGCGACTACAAGACCTGGCCGGCCACCGGCAAGACCGTCGGCGTCCCGCTGGCCGAGGGCAAACTCGGTGCCTACGGCAAGGGCACGGTGACGGTGACCGACGACCCGACGCTGACCGAGGACACCGTGGTGGCCACGCCGACCGACGTGATCGCGGGCCGGCAGATGTTCCTGTCCGCGCCGCTGCCGACGCCGATCCGGGTCAGCGGTACGCCGACCGTGACGTTGCGGGTCAAGGCCGACTCGACGACCACGCCGATCACGGCCCGGCTGATCGAGTACGGCGAGGCCGAGCGGTACGCCGGGGTCCGGCGGACGGATGTCAGTACCTGCGAGGGTTCCAGCACGGAGTTCGACGACAGCTGCTACTACACGGTCGAGAAGTACACCGAGGCGAGCGACCACGGCATCGTCAGCCGCGGCTGGATCGACGCCGCGCACAGCGACTCGCTGAGCAAGCCGAAGCCGCTCACCCCCGGCCAGTGGACCACCGTGACGGTGCCCCTGCGGGCGCAGGACGAGGTCATCCCGAAGGGGCGTGTGCTCGGTCTCGCGGTGACCTTGAGCGACACCGAGTGGACCACGCCGAACGACACCGGCGCGACCATCGACATCGACCTGGCGCACAGCAAGCTCAACCTGCCGGTCACCGCCGGCAAGGTGACCGCCCCGGCGAAGCCGCAGCCGATCGACGTCCGGATCACCAACCCGACCGAACGCCCGAACCTGCACGACCCGCTCGGCTGA
- a CDS encoding glycosyl hydrolase family 95 catalytic domain-containing protein — protein sequence MLTHEVLPPTVVPTAAPGRLTYSAPATRWFEALPVGNGRLGGMVYSGDRVERIDLSESTAWSGAPGSSDVSPTALTKLPQIRRLLLTGKYAEAQALAGDHLLGRPGNFGTNVPLPPLLVEYAGSGTASAYERSLDLADAIVRTSFELDGITHRREVFATHAHGVLVARLTTSAPTTCTISLGEGAIPVEVSADEDTLIGSGQAYETLHSDGRTGATVEIRARVATDGVLSTGTDEVQVTDATTVTILVAVGTDWQGEDPIARTMELLADVPGYEVLKEAHLADYVPLIGRAGLDLGRTDDAVRGLPTDERRALFAKGGEDPELLALYFQYGRYLTIAGSRPDSPLPLALQGVWNDGRASGGPWTNDFHLDINTQQNYWAAEITGLGECQLPLFGLIDRLRASGRVTAAEMYGAPGWVSHTVTNAWSYSAPGWGLGWGLHVTSGIWISLQLWEHFEYHRDLTFLADRAYPVLRDAAQFFLAYLTEDPETGQLLSGPSDSPENWYLTPDGEQCSISLGATCDTVLIEALFRICTEAAGLLDVDAELRTELTAARAKLPPFQVGKHGQLQEWLHDFDEAVPSHRHTSHLIALYPERQITPRATPDLARAAEVTIERRQAADGWEQTEWVEANLLTYYARLLNGDQALHHLRGLVADASEHNLLSYSAGGIAGVVQNVYSFDGNAGGTAGIAELLVQSTPDEIELLPALPTSWPAGSVQGLRARGGLAVDLTWSDNALTEARIIAALPSSVRVRLGEDVAELDLAAGQSVRITRT from the coding sequence GTGCTCACTCACGAGGTGCTTCCGCCGACCGTCGTCCCCACCGCCGCGCCCGGCCGGCTGACCTACTCCGCCCCGGCCACCCGGTGGTTCGAGGCGTTGCCCGTCGGGAACGGCCGGCTCGGCGGCATGGTGTACTCCGGCGACCGGGTCGAGCGGATCGACCTGTCCGAGTCCACCGCGTGGTCCGGCGCCCCCGGGTCATCCGATGTCAGCCCGACCGCCCTGACCAAGCTGCCGCAGATCCGGCGACTCCTGCTCACCGGGAAGTACGCCGAGGCGCAGGCGCTGGCCGGCGACCACCTGCTCGGCCGGCCCGGCAACTTCGGGACCAACGTGCCGTTGCCACCGCTGCTGGTCGAGTACGCCGGGAGCGGGACCGCGTCGGCGTACGAGCGGTCCCTCGATCTGGCCGACGCGATCGTGCGGACCTCGTTCGAGCTGGACGGGATCACGCATCGGCGCGAGGTGTTCGCCACCCACGCGCACGGCGTGCTGGTCGCGCGGTTGACGACGAGCGCGCCGACGACGTGCACGATCTCCCTCGGCGAGGGCGCCATCCCGGTCGAGGTTTCGGCCGACGAGGACACGCTGATCGGCAGCGGCCAGGCGTACGAGACCCTGCACAGCGACGGGCGGACCGGCGCGACCGTGGAGATCCGGGCCCGGGTCGCGACCGACGGCGTGCTGTCCACCGGGACGGACGAGGTGCAGGTGACCGACGCGACCACGGTGACGATTTTGGTTGCTGTGGGCACCGATTGGCAGGGCGAGGACCCGATCGCGCGGACCATGGAGCTGCTCGCCGACGTCCCGGGGTACGAGGTGTTGAAGGAAGCGCACCTGGCCGACTACGTGCCGCTGATCGGGCGGGCGGGGCTCGACCTCGGTCGTACCGACGATGCGGTCCGCGGGTTGCCGACCGACGAGCGACGGGCCCTGTTCGCCAAGGGTGGTGAGGATCCCGAGCTGCTCGCGCTGTACTTCCAGTACGGGCGGTACCTCACCATCGCAGGATCGCGGCCGGACTCGCCGTTGCCGCTGGCGCTGCAGGGTGTGTGGAACGACGGCCGCGCCTCGGGTGGTCCTTGGACGAACGACTTCCACCTCGACATCAACACTCAGCAGAACTACTGGGCCGCCGAGATCACCGGACTCGGCGAGTGCCAGCTCCCGTTGTTCGGGCTGATCGACCGGCTGCGCGCGAGTGGCCGGGTCACCGCCGCGGAGATGTACGGCGCGCCCGGCTGGGTCTCGCACACGGTCACGAACGCGTGGAGCTACTCGGCCCCCGGCTGGGGTCTCGGCTGGGGCCTGCACGTCACCAGCGGGATCTGGATCTCCCTGCAACTGTGGGAGCACTTCGAGTACCACCGGGACCTCACGTTCCTCGCCGACCGCGCGTACCCCGTGCTCCGCGACGCCGCGCAGTTCTTCCTGGCGTACCTCACCGAGGACCCCGAGACCGGCCAACTGCTCAGCGGTCCGTCGGACTCGCCGGAGAACTGGTACCTGACCCCGGACGGCGAGCAGTGCTCGATCTCGCTCGGCGCCACCTGCGACACGGTCCTGATCGAAGCGCTGTTCCGGATCTGCACCGAGGCCGCCGGCCTGCTCGACGTCGACGCGGAACTCCGCACCGAGCTCACCGCCGCCCGGGCGAAGCTGCCGCCGTTCCAGGTCGGCAAGCACGGCCAGCTGCAGGAGTGGCTGCACGACTTCGACGAGGCGGTCCCGAGCCACCGGCACACCAGTCACCTGATCGCGCTGTACCCCGAACGCCAGATCACCCCGCGCGCCACGCCGGACCTGGCCCGCGCCGCCGAGGTCACGATCGAACGCCGCCAGGCCGCCGACGGCTGGGAGCAGACCGAGTGGGTCGAGGCGAACCTGCTCACGTACTACGCGCGGCTGCTGAACGGGGACCAGGCCTTGCACCATCTCCGCGGCCTGGTCGCCGACGCGAGCGAACACAACCTGCTGTCGTACTCTGCGGGCGGCATCGCCGGCGTCGTCCAGAACGTCTACTCCTTCGACGGCAACGCCGGGGGGACCGCCGGGATCGCCGAGCTGCTGGTCCAGTCCACTCCGGACGAGATCGAACTGCTCCCCGCCCTCCCGACCAGCTGGCCGGCCGGATCGGTCCAGGGTCTCCGCGCCCGCGGTGGCCTCGCTGTCGATCTCACCTGGTCGGACAACGCGCTCACCGAGGCCCGGATCATCGCTGCGCTGCCGTCGTCGGTGCGGGTGCGCCTCGGCGAGGATGTCGCCGAGCTCGACCTGGCGGCGGGTCAGTCGGTCCGGATCACCCGGACCTGA
- a CDS encoding DUF1700 domain-containing protein, producing MNSTVTGAVATYLAQVRAELSDLPAGELEDVLEDVAGHLSEVAGEFETEPTVAGLQDRLGTPRQYADQLRTAAGYPPPSQSADRVAGQEAARKALRWGVIAASVGPFFLLIGLFGGSRDGAAFLGLIGLTALIVAGYLGVRALRGNDPRVVLETPRGHQAEGAIRETIDQIPPAVRQELVAIGQPVWWVARGLVGGGAFFALFGAGAVTVVGALAGAAISVWIGRRTQQDRRWLWYVVPLNLVAVLLVPAWLAASFVGASPSLFSFNDYRPSSGYNYTPRGLSYDGDPISNVYPFDEQGRPVQVRLYTQRGEPINLDLQDCATTYRTRPVDQSTQTVTNLFPLAEIQPDENGLSDSESCQDSTKAPFVPPPAPATPTQTNPTPTPSGTPTTTPTDRPSAPPTKPSATPSGTPGMTLTVSPSR from the coding sequence GTGAACAGCACAGTGACCGGAGCGGTCGCGACCTACCTGGCCCAGGTCCGGGCCGAGCTGAGCGACCTGCCGGCCGGCGAGCTGGAGGACGTCCTCGAGGACGTGGCCGGCCACCTGAGCGAGGTCGCCGGCGAGTTCGAGACCGAACCGACCGTCGCGGGCCTGCAGGACCGGCTCGGGACACCCCGCCAGTACGCCGACCAGCTACGGACCGCGGCCGGGTACCCACCACCCAGCCAGTCGGCGGACCGGGTCGCCGGCCAGGAGGCGGCTCGCAAGGCGCTGCGGTGGGGCGTGATCGCGGCCTCGGTCGGACCGTTCTTCCTGCTGATCGGCCTCTTCGGCGGCTCCCGCGACGGCGCCGCCTTCCTCGGCCTGATCGGACTGACGGCCCTGATCGTCGCCGGGTACCTCGGGGTCCGCGCGCTCCGGGGCAACGATCCACGGGTCGTCCTGGAGACTCCCCGGGGCCACCAGGCGGAGGGCGCGATCCGGGAGACGATCGACCAGATTCCGCCGGCCGTCCGGCAGGAGCTCGTCGCGATCGGCCAGCCGGTCTGGTGGGTCGCCCGCGGCCTCGTCGGCGGCGGCGCGTTCTTCGCCCTCTTCGGCGCGGGGGCGGTCACCGTGGTCGGCGCGCTCGCCGGCGCCGCGATCTCGGTCTGGATCGGCCGGCGCACCCAGCAGGACCGCCGCTGGCTCTGGTACGTCGTCCCGCTCAACCTGGTCGCCGTCCTGCTGGTACCGGCCTGGCTGGCGGCGAGCTTCGTCGGCGCCTCGCCCAGCCTGTTCTCGTTCAACGACTACCGCCCCAGCAGCGGCTACAACTACACGCCGCGCGGCCTGTCCTACGACGGGGACCCGATCAGCAACGTCTACCCGTTCGACGAGCAGGGCCGGCCGGTCCAGGTCCGGCTGTACACGCAGCGCGGCGAGCCGATCAACCTCGACCTGCAGGACTGCGCCACCACGTACCGCACCCGGCCGGTTGACCAGAGCACGCAGACCGTGACGAACCTGTTCCCGCTGGCCGAGATCCAGCCCGACGAGAACGGTCTGAGCGACTCCGAGAGCTGCCAGGACTCCACCAAGGCACCGTTCGTCCCGCCGCCGGCCCCGGCGACCCCGACACAGACGAACCCGACGCCGACCCCGTCCGGCACCCCGACCACCACTCCGACCGACCGGCCGTCCGCCCCGCCGACCAAGCCGTCGGCGACACCGAGCGGGACGCCTGGAATGACGTTGACGGTCAGTCCGAGCCGCTGA
- a CDS encoding PadR family transcriptional regulator: MDPSQLLKGVLDLAVLAVLREADGYGYDVLRRLRAAGLEDVADASVYGTLRRLFAAGALTSYVQPSEEGPHRKYYGLNPRGRELLTESTKTWNHFADTMSGLLREEAA, translated from the coding sequence ATGGATCCGAGCCAGTTGCTCAAGGGAGTGCTCGACCTGGCCGTGCTCGCCGTGCTGCGAGAGGCGGACGGGTACGGGTACGACGTGTTGCGGCGGTTGCGCGCGGCCGGGCTGGAGGACGTCGCGGACGCCTCGGTCTACGGCACTCTCCGGCGGTTGTTCGCGGCCGGGGCGCTGACGTCGTACGTGCAGCCGAGCGAGGAGGGCCCGCATCGCAAGTACTACGGGCTGAACCCCCGCGGCCGTGAGCTGCTGACCGAGTCCACCAAGACGTGGAACCACTTCGCCGACACGATGTCGGGCCTGCTGCGCGAGGAGGCGGCGTGA
- a CDS encoding helix-turn-helix domain-containing protein, translating into MTDVFATFVETVAESLDGSCPAGAELARRAHLSRYHYDRVITAAAGESPAAFRRRLLLERAAYRLLAENVGVLELAIDAGYGSHEAFTRAFARAYGMSPRVWRRETSRVFFLDAPSGVHFQPPAGLRLPARKEARGMDVLVRMVEHHVWLTGELIERGARLDAEALDRPIELSVEGIDDDVSIRYLLDRLVWQEEMWLASVEDRPFQVPECGRQVTTPIGELRDRHAAAGSRFVALVNRLNDDGRFDESFVDTTCEPPRVFTYGGMVAHVLTFAAHRRSLLVGAFHTAGIRDLGFGDPMHYIADGAPS; encoded by the coding sequence ATGACCGACGTGTTCGCAACCTTCGTGGAGACCGTGGCCGAGAGCCTGGACGGATCGTGTCCCGCCGGGGCCGAGCTGGCGCGGCGGGCGCACCTGTCGCGGTACCACTACGACCGGGTGATCACGGCGGCGGCCGGGGAGTCGCCGGCCGCGTTCCGGCGGCGGTTGCTGCTCGAGCGGGCGGCGTACCGGCTGCTGGCCGAGAACGTCGGGGTACTCGAGCTGGCGATCGACGCCGGCTACGGGTCGCACGAGGCTTTCACCCGGGCCTTCGCCCGGGCGTACGGGATGTCACCGCGCGTCTGGCGGCGGGAAACGTCCCGGGTGTTCTTCCTGGACGCGCCCAGCGGGGTGCACTTCCAGCCACCGGCAGGTCTGCGCCTGCCCGCGAGGAAAGAGGCGAGAGGGATGGACGTACTGGTCAGGATGGTCGAGCACCACGTCTGGCTCACCGGCGAGCTGATCGAACGCGGCGCCCGGCTGGACGCCGAGGCGCTGGACCGGCCGATCGAGCTGTCCGTCGAGGGCATCGACGACGACGTGTCGATCCGGTACCTGCTGGACCGGCTGGTCTGGCAGGAGGAGATGTGGCTGGCCTCGGTCGAGGACCGGCCGTTCCAGGTGCCCGAGTGCGGCCGCCAGGTGACCACGCCGATCGGCGAGCTGCGCGACCGGCATGCCGCGGCCGGTTCCCGCTTTGTTGCCCTGGTCAACCGTCTGAACGACGACGGCCGGTTCGACGAGAGCTTCGTCGACACCACCTGCGAACCGCCGCGGGTGTTCACCTACGGCGGCATGGTCGCGCACGTCCTCACCTTCGCGGCGCACCGACGGTCCCTGCTGGTGGGCGCGTTCCACACCGCCGGGATCCGCGACCTCGGCTTCGGCGACCCGATGCACTACATCGCCGACGGCGCCCCGAGTTGA
- a CDS encoding GNAT family N-acetyltransferase: protein MREILTSAELAAAVDDDPMIVWSGQGRLGDEVRAWSDGDAVAVASPLLSKRDRLAVYGPADALASLVTGVFAEVGTSFRPFGDEQVIRGLVERVPELTFAAAFGWMDTAAAPADATTATWFDGDAGVEELLAEAAPSSYAWPGRAGVQRWAGITDEAGSVQSIAAEAWSAPEIGLLAGVATRVDARGQGLSRQVCAFVTAELVQQYGRCGLMVDAENAAAIAVYRRLGYTYRPVAAASV from the coding sequence GTGCGCGAAATCCTGACGTCCGCCGAGCTCGCCGCGGCGGTGGACGACGACCCGATGATCGTCTGGTCCGGGCAGGGCCGCCTCGGCGACGAGGTCCGAGCCTGGTCCGACGGGGACGCGGTGGCCGTGGCGTCGCCGCTGTTGTCGAAGCGGGACCGCCTCGCCGTGTACGGCCCGGCCGATGCGTTGGCTTCGTTGGTCACCGGGGTGTTCGCCGAGGTGGGGACCAGCTTCCGGCCGTTCGGTGACGAGCAGGTGATCCGCGGCCTGGTCGAGCGGGTCCCGGAGCTGACGTTCGCGGCCGCGTTCGGCTGGATGGACACGGCTGCGGCTCCGGCGGACGCGACCACGGCGACCTGGTTCGACGGCGATGCCGGGGTCGAGGAGTTGCTGGCCGAGGCGGCGCCGTCGTCGTACGCGTGGCCGGGGCGTGCCGGCGTCCAGCGGTGGGCGGGGATCACGGACGAGGCCGGGTCCGTGCAGAGCATCGCGGCGGAGGCGTGGAGTGCGCCGGAGATCGGGCTGCTCGCCGGCGTTGCGACCAGGGTCGATGCCCGGGGACAGGGGTTGTCGCGGCAGGTCTGCGCGTTCGTGACAGCCGAGCTGGTCCAGCAGTACGGCCGGTGCGGGCTGATGGTCGACGCGGAGAACGCGGCCGCGATCGCGGTGTACCGGCGGCTGGGCTACACGTACCGGCCGGTGGCGGCGGCCTCGGTGTAG